A stretch of the Pan paniscus chromosome 2, NHGRI_mPanPan1-v2.0_pri, whole genome shotgun sequence genome encodes the following:
- the LOC103786137 gene encoding uncharacterized protein LOC103786137 isoform X1 codes for MEATKKVGGPDPSGPQDHPSAGSQQLGSGLRGSQGPRISSESLYFKQGLSLSTKTITDGACGPASQACIPGSICQLLQDPAWVSSQCCCEQASQDAPRLSSTSVSSSPIVGAQQYLIMEDVTLTLLECMHSDSTSDIAQCGPCRLRFQVQNLGEGKRPAKVLVGWGKGPCSSDQIASLGSRKSRWLPFLLSGENGAPEAQGALLAPAQDLAQDQDQAWATTPALDVTPTPTAVETDIHTIDHLTDTTAVTKGPSQDLLLRKCGNQWSTVLESSKIVASCQDKVNLHSKEEPPIPKPTLEERPDHAQEKEVTRRKVPTEEAENPMKKLLVSTSRPGSPMPGPEPPVISKSQRSSQEICSSQSQKQLPNVCDNTSSNVPLSAYQVTCHKQSPFQSPKEAMQIPLSSAPTCQLQEVVEDRVLVFDMATGSTRMGLLCHDPVGSRAVLVGLMPSHPSMYVPENMLSTQLLAKPILSPDSNHSSFWSITPMLSSPVPCSLSSGSYREVALIPKEARLNLESWDSPGTETPIRVGMLTGPVPLGMPLQFDERILTHDPNTSWSKPDGEKNEPSHTIWMLDPSMAPSRMPHASIVQTKKLQWMNSEPAAPADTQEVPRSLLQEDIGSHEEVIPAHPDNPQAKDAGQTLLTGQILLAGQPPLPEHPLTDQPPLTGQTPLARNPSLSKEPPITKEPTLSRWSPNPGEPGQVSTQEDEPLGLPTHVGVFQVPLTPEETCIYMSRDKVGISNTQHSITHQQQPGNSPRTQEEQLPLITFTTPGTGRKVLPMAMVATEPQSAPFKLTAEDLTHLSVVAHLELPHGACYELVSTMDALPVRSPVLCCHSLGPFQDMAAVVIDTGTGFTKCGLAGEDHVLSVIPSRVQLLQHPAQGQPRYAVPENQVGSYSVLNRGVVYDWDALEVLWQHLFYCRLGVQPEKLSVLVADSPISPLTNREKVAEILFEHFHVPAMQTVHQALLALYAYGRTTGLVLGSGHGTSYVAPILTGDLAPLDTYRLDVAGADLTDYLAQLLQRSGHSLPQAGLINQMKGACCYVAMDVAAERAHTQAQAEVDFVLPDKQVITLGPERFCCPEALFQPNLIGLNQLGLPQLALLSISRLEAKQQEQLLANVVLDGGSTLMSGFPERLRQELGPGATVLGSPHRAVAAWLGGSIMASRSSFQSLWLSCQEYEEEGPWAIYKYQL; via the exons ATGGAAGCCACCAAGAAGGTGGGGGGCCCTGATCCATCGGGTCCCCAGGACCACCCCTCAGCCGGCAGCCAGCAGCTGGGGAGTGGCCTCAGAGGGTCTCAGGGACCACGGATAAGCTCAGAATCCCTATACTTCAAGCAGGGGTTGTCATTGTCTACCAAGACCATCACTGATGGTGCCTGTGGCCCAGCCTCCCAGGCCTGCATCCCTGGGTCCATTTGCCAGCTACTCCAGGATCCTGCTTGGGTTAGCTCCCAGTGCTGCTGTGAGCAGGCCTCCCAGGATGCCCCGAGACTCTCCTCCACTAGTGTATCTTCAAGTCCCATTGTGGGAGCCCAACAATATCTCATCATGGAGGATGTGACCCTGACCTTACTAGAGTGCATGCACAGTGACAGCACCAGTGACATAGCCCAGTGTGGACCCTGCCGCCTTCGGTTTCAGGTGCAGAATTTGGGGGAAGGCAAGCGTCCAGCTAAGGTCCTGGTAGGCTGGGGCAAAGGCCCCTGCAGCTCCGACCAGATAGCCTCCTTGGGCAGCAGGAAGAGTCGGTGGCTGCCCTTCCTCCTCTCAGGAGAGAATGGTGCTCCCGAAGCCCAAGGTGCTCTTCTGGCTCCAGCTCAGGATCTAGCCCAAGATCAGGACCAGG CTTGGGCTACGACTCCAGCTCTGGATGTTACCCCAACCCCCACTGCAGTTGAAACTGACATCCATACCATTGATCACCTGACTGACACCACTGCAGTCACCAAGGGCCCATCTCAAGACCTCCTTCTCAGGAAGTGTGGCAATCAGTGGTCAACTGTCTTGGAGTCTTCCAAAATAGTCGCATCTTGCCAGGACAAAGTGAATCTCCACTCTAAAGAGGAGCCTCCCATCCCAAAGCCTACTCTAGAAGAGCGCCCAGACCatgcccaggagaaggaggttacCAGAAGGAAGGTGCcaactgaggaggctgagaaccCCATGAAGAAACTTCTAGTCTCTACCTCCAGGCCAGGCAGCCCAATGCCAGGCCCAGAGCCCCCAGTTATCTCCAAGTCCCAGAGGAGTAGCCAGGAGATTTGTAGCTCTCAGTCACAGAAGCAGCTCCCCAATGTCTGTGACAATACCAGCTCTAATGTGCCGCTGTCTGCCTACCAAGTAACCTGCCACAAGCAGTCCCCATTCCAGTCTCCGAAGGAAGCCATGCAGATCCCCCTCTCCAGTGCCCCAACCTGCCAGCTTCAGGAAGTTGTGGAAGACCGTGTGCTGGTGTTTGATATGGCCACAGGCAGCACCAGGATGGGGCTGCTGTGCCATGACCCTGTGGGCTCACGGGCAGTGCTTGTGGGCCTCATGCCCAGCCACCCATCCATGTATGTCCCTGAAAATATGCTGTCCACCCAGCTGTTGGCCAAACCCATCCTGTCTCCTGACAGCAATCACTCCAGCTTTTGGTCTATCACACCCATGCTGTCCAGCCCGGTGCCCTGCAGCCTCTCATCTGGCAGCTACCGAGAGGTAGCCCTGATTCCCAAGGAGGCCAGGCTCAACCTGGAGTCATGGGACTCCCCTGGTACTGAGACACCCATCAGGGTTGGGATGCTGACTGGGCCTGTTCCACTGGGGATGCCCCTTCAATTTGATGAGAGGATACTGACCCATGACCCTAATACTAGCTGGTCCAAGCCTGATGGTGAAAAAAATGAACCTAGTCATACCATCTGGATGCTAGACCCTTCCATGGCACCCTCTAGGATGCCACATGCCTCCATAGTCCAGACCAAGAAACTGCAGTGGATGAACTCAGAGCCTGCTGCACCAGCCGATACCCAGGAAGTGCCCAGATCCCTCCTCCAGGAAGACATAGGCAGCCACGAAGAGGTCATTCCTGCTCACCCTGATAACCCTCAGGCCAAAGATGCTGGACAGACTCTCCTCACTGGGCAGATCCTCCTTGCTGGACAGCCACCCCTACCTGAGCACCCCCTTACTGATCAACCCCCTCTCACTGGGCAGACACCCCTTGCTAGGAATCCCTCTTTATCTAAAGAACCCCCCATCACCAAAGAGCCCACTCTTTCAAGATGGTCCCCCAACCCTGGAGAACCTGGCCAGGTCTCCACCCAGGAAGATGAGCCCTTAGGCCTGCCTACTCATGTAGGGGTATTTCAGGTGCCCCTGACCCCTGAGGAGACCTGTATCTATATGAGTAGAGACAAGGTTGGCATCAGTAATACTCAGCACTCCATCACGCATCAGCAGCAACCTGGCAACTCCCCTAGGACCCAGGAGGAGCAGCTTCCCTTGATCACATTTACCACACCTGGCACTGGACGCAAGGTCTTGCCCATGGCCATGGTGGCCACTGAGCCCCAGAGTGCCCCATTCAAGCTGACAGCTGAGGATCTTACACACTTATCAGTAGTTGCACACCTTGAACTGCCCCACGGGGCCTGCTATGAACTGGTGTCCACCATGGATGCTCTGCCAGTTCGGTCGCCAGTGCTCTGCTGCCACTCACTGGGACCCTTCCAGGACATGGCGGCCGTGGTGATTGATACAGGCACAGGATTCACCAAATGTGGACTGGCTGGAGAGGACCATGTCCTCAGTGTCATACCCTCACGAGTTCAGCTGCTGCAGCACCCAGCCCAGGGCCAGCCACGATATGCAGTGCCTGAAAACCAAGTGGGATCCTATTCAGTGCTGAACCGTGGTGTGGTCTATGACTGGGATGCACTAGAGGTGCTATGGCAGCACCTGTTCTATTGCAGGCTGGGTGTGCAGCCCGAGAAGCTGTCTGTGCTCGTAGCCGACTCGCCTATCTCACCACTCACCAACCGAGAAAAGGTGGCTGAAATACTCTTTGAGCATTTCCATGTCCCAGCCATGCAGACAGTGCATCAGGCCCTGCTGGCGCTCTATGCTTATGGACGTACCACTGGACTGGTGCTGGGCAGTGGCCATGGCACTTCCTATGTGGCACCCATCCTCACTGGGGATCTGGCCCCACTTGACACCTACCGGCTGGATGTGGCTGGTGCTGACCTTACTGACTACTTGGCCCAGCTGCTGCAGAGAAGTGGCCACTCACTGCCCCAGGCAGGACTGATCAACCAGATGAAAGGGGCCTGCTGCTACGTGGCCATGGATGTGGCAGCTGAGAGGGCCCACACCCAGGCGCAGGCCGAGGTGGACTTTGTGCTTCCAGACAAGCAGGTTATCACGCTGGGGCCTGAGCGCTTCTGCTGCCCTGAGGCCCTCTTCCAACCCAATCTGATAGGTCTCAACCAGCTGGGCCTTCCACAGCTGGCCCTCCTAAGCATCAGCCGGTTGGAGGCCAAGCAGCAGGAGCAGCTACTGGCCAATGTGGTACTGGACGGTGGCAGCACCCTCATGAGTGGCTTCCCTGAGCGCCTGAGACAGGAGCTGGGCCCTGGTGCCACTGTGCTGGGGTCTCCCCACCGTGCAGTTGCTGCCTGGCTTGGGGGCTCCATCATGGCATCCCGGAGCTCTTTCCAGAGCCTGTGGCTCAGCTGCCAGGAATATGAGGAAGAGGGCCCATGGGCTATCTATAAGTACCAGCTGTGA
- the LOC103786137 gene encoding uncharacterized protein LOC103786137 isoform X2 — MEQEDYGSHQEAWATTPALDVTPTPTAVETDIHTIDHLTDTTAVTKGPSQDLLLRKCGNQWSTVLESSKIVASCQDKVNLHSKEEPPIPKPTLEERPDHAQEKEVTRRKVPTEEAENPMKKLLVSTSRPGSPMPGPEPPVISKSQRSSQEICSSQSQKQLPNVCDNTSSNVPLSAYQVTCHKQSPFQSPKEAMQIPLSSAPTCQLQEVVEDRVLVFDMATGSTRMGLLCHDPVGSRAVLVGLMPSHPSMYVPENMLSTQLLAKPILSPDSNHSSFWSITPMLSSPVPCSLSSGSYREVALIPKEARLNLESWDSPGTETPIRVGMLTGPVPLGMPLQFDERILTHDPNTSWSKPDGEKNEPSHTIWMLDPSMAPSRMPHASIVQTKKLQWMNSEPAAPADTQEVPRSLLQEDIGSHEEVIPAHPDNPQAKDAGQTLLTGQILLAGQPPLPEHPLTDQPPLTGQTPLARNPSLSKEPPITKEPTLSRWSPNPGEPGQVSTQEDEPLGLPTHVGVFQVPLTPEETCIYMSRDKVGISNTQHSITHQQQPGNSPRTQEEQLPLITFTTPGTGRKVLPMAMVATEPQSAPFKLTAEDLTHLSVVAHLELPHGACYELVSTMDALPVRSPVLCCHSLGPFQDMAAVVIDTGTGFTKCGLAGEDHVLSVIPSRVQLLQHPAQGQPRYAVPENQVGSYSVLNRGVVYDWDALEVLWQHLFYCRLGVQPEKLSVLVADSPISPLTNREKVAEILFEHFHVPAMQTVHQALLALYAYGRTTGLVLGSGHGTSYVAPILTGDLAPLDTYRLDVAGADLTDYLAQLLQRSGHSLPQAGLINQMKGACCYVAMDVAAERAHTQAQAEVDFVLPDKQVITLGPERFCCPEALFQPNLIGLNQLGLPQLALLSISRLEAKQQEQLLANVVLDGGSTLMSGFPERLRQELGPGATVLGSPHRAVAAWLGGSIMASRSSFQSLWLSCQEYEEEGPWAIYKYQL; from the exons ATGGAGCAGGAGGACTATGGAAGCCACCAAGAAG CTTGGGCTACGACTCCAGCTCTGGATGTTACCCCAACCCCCACTGCAGTTGAAACTGACATCCATACCATTGATCACCTGACTGACACCACTGCAGTCACCAAGGGCCCATCTCAAGACCTCCTTCTCAGGAAGTGTGGCAATCAGTGGTCAACTGTCTTGGAGTCTTCCAAAATAGTCGCATCTTGCCAGGACAAAGTGAATCTCCACTCTAAAGAGGAGCCTCCCATCCCAAAGCCTACTCTAGAAGAGCGCCCAGACCatgcccaggagaaggaggttacCAGAAGGAAGGTGCcaactgaggaggctgagaaccCCATGAAGAAACTTCTAGTCTCTACCTCCAGGCCAGGCAGCCCAATGCCAGGCCCAGAGCCCCCAGTTATCTCCAAGTCCCAGAGGAGTAGCCAGGAGATTTGTAGCTCTCAGTCACAGAAGCAGCTCCCCAATGTCTGTGACAATACCAGCTCTAATGTGCCGCTGTCTGCCTACCAAGTAACCTGCCACAAGCAGTCCCCATTCCAGTCTCCGAAGGAAGCCATGCAGATCCCCCTCTCCAGTGCCCCAACCTGCCAGCTTCAGGAAGTTGTGGAAGACCGTGTGCTGGTGTTTGATATGGCCACAGGCAGCACCAGGATGGGGCTGCTGTGCCATGACCCTGTGGGCTCACGGGCAGTGCTTGTGGGCCTCATGCCCAGCCACCCATCCATGTATGTCCCTGAAAATATGCTGTCCACCCAGCTGTTGGCCAAACCCATCCTGTCTCCTGACAGCAATCACTCCAGCTTTTGGTCTATCACACCCATGCTGTCCAGCCCGGTGCCCTGCAGCCTCTCATCTGGCAGCTACCGAGAGGTAGCCCTGATTCCCAAGGAGGCCAGGCTCAACCTGGAGTCATGGGACTCCCCTGGTACTGAGACACCCATCAGGGTTGGGATGCTGACTGGGCCTGTTCCACTGGGGATGCCCCTTCAATTTGATGAGAGGATACTGACCCATGACCCTAATACTAGCTGGTCCAAGCCTGATGGTGAAAAAAATGAACCTAGTCATACCATCTGGATGCTAGACCCTTCCATGGCACCCTCTAGGATGCCACATGCCTCCATAGTCCAGACCAAGAAACTGCAGTGGATGAACTCAGAGCCTGCTGCACCAGCCGATACCCAGGAAGTGCCCAGATCCCTCCTCCAGGAAGACATAGGCAGCCACGAAGAGGTCATTCCTGCTCACCCTGATAACCCTCAGGCCAAAGATGCTGGACAGACTCTCCTCACTGGGCAGATCCTCCTTGCTGGACAGCCACCCCTACCTGAGCACCCCCTTACTGATCAACCCCCTCTCACTGGGCAGACACCCCTTGCTAGGAATCCCTCTTTATCTAAAGAACCCCCCATCACCAAAGAGCCCACTCTTTCAAGATGGTCCCCCAACCCTGGAGAACCTGGCCAGGTCTCCACCCAGGAAGATGAGCCCTTAGGCCTGCCTACTCATGTAGGGGTATTTCAGGTGCCCCTGACCCCTGAGGAGACCTGTATCTATATGAGTAGAGACAAGGTTGGCATCAGTAATACTCAGCACTCCATCACGCATCAGCAGCAACCTGGCAACTCCCCTAGGACCCAGGAGGAGCAGCTTCCCTTGATCACATTTACCACACCTGGCACTGGACGCAAGGTCTTGCCCATGGCCATGGTGGCCACTGAGCCCCAGAGTGCCCCATTCAAGCTGACAGCTGAGGATCTTACACACTTATCAGTAGTTGCACACCTTGAACTGCCCCACGGGGCCTGCTATGAACTGGTGTCCACCATGGATGCTCTGCCAGTTCGGTCGCCAGTGCTCTGCTGCCACTCACTGGGACCCTTCCAGGACATGGCGGCCGTGGTGATTGATACAGGCACAGGATTCACCAAATGTGGACTGGCTGGAGAGGACCATGTCCTCAGTGTCATACCCTCACGAGTTCAGCTGCTGCAGCACCCAGCCCAGGGCCAGCCACGATATGCAGTGCCTGAAAACCAAGTGGGATCCTATTCAGTGCTGAACCGTGGTGTGGTCTATGACTGGGATGCACTAGAGGTGCTATGGCAGCACCTGTTCTATTGCAGGCTGGGTGTGCAGCCCGAGAAGCTGTCTGTGCTCGTAGCCGACTCGCCTATCTCACCACTCACCAACCGAGAAAAGGTGGCTGAAATACTCTTTGAGCATTTCCATGTCCCAGCCATGCAGACAGTGCATCAGGCCCTGCTGGCGCTCTATGCTTATGGACGTACCACTGGACTGGTGCTGGGCAGTGGCCATGGCACTTCCTATGTGGCACCCATCCTCACTGGGGATCTGGCCCCACTTGACACCTACCGGCTGGATGTGGCTGGTGCTGACCTTACTGACTACTTGGCCCAGCTGCTGCAGAGAAGTGGCCACTCACTGCCCCAGGCAGGACTGATCAACCAGATGAAAGGGGCCTGCTGCTACGTGGCCATGGATGTGGCAGCTGAGAGGGCCCACACCCAGGCGCAGGCCGAGGTGGACTTTGTGCTTCCAGACAAGCAGGTTATCACGCTGGGGCCTGAGCGCTTCTGCTGCCCTGAGGCCCTCTTCCAACCCAATCTGATAGGTCTCAACCAGCTGGGCCTTCCACAGCTGGCCCTCCTAAGCATCAGCCGGTTGGAGGCCAAGCAGCAGGAGCAGCTACTGGCCAATGTGGTACTGGACGGTGGCAGCACCCTCATGAGTGGCTTCCCTGAGCGCCTGAGACAGGAGCTGGGCCCTGGTGCCACTGTGCTGGGGTCTCCCCACCGTGCAGTTGCTGCCTGGCTTGGGGGCTCCATCATGGCATCCCGGAGCTCTTTCCAGAGCCTGTGGCTCAGCTGCCAGGAATATGAGGAAGAGGGCCCATGGGCTATCTATAAGTACCAGCTGTGA